A window of Malania oleifera isolate guangnan ecotype guangnan chromosome 2, ASM2987363v1, whole genome shotgun sequence genomic DNA:
aaataagaatgctAAACAAGATTCATAAACAGGCTGAGGCACGGATATCTCgttctctttaaggagattcaagacCTTTGTGGCTATATGGTTTAGCCCACGAATCGGTGCAGCAGAACTTTTCAAGACTTGTCTCCCCCAGGATATAACAGCCCGATTTGAATCGTACGACTCTTTCTAATTCTGTACAAACTAAGGAGTCCAAAGCTCCACTAAAAACGCCTTTCTTTGCTTGCCAAACTCTTTAGATTCAAGATAAGAAttatatgatgagaatgaagagaaGAAATTAGTGTATTGTGCTAATACTTCAAGGGtttatttataggcacaaaatgacccttcattctccatgtacttagtaaatatgatatgtatatattaagtaaaTACATACTTAGATCAATGGtaaattcatataattaattatgcatttatcaAATACATAAATGAATGACCATATTTAAATGTGGATGCATCACCCAATCCAAGGTACACGATTCTTTTCCAagacaacaataaaaaaatataataatattaaaatacaccaacgttttctttcttatttaagGCAAATGCATACATAACCAACAAAAATTGTTCCTTGAATGGATATCATAGAGTGGTAAATTAGCTAATTAGTCTTTGAATGGTTAGTCAATCCCTTCATATGCACAATTGTACTTCTGAATCCGTCCTTTATTTCTTGTAAACTTTACCCATTGTTGGTTATGTTGGAAGAGAATGGATTTGAAGTGCAACGTATTGAGAAAATTATATGATGGATATGTAAAATTAGGAAGAtcatgttgggcttttgtggagcctaattgTGTTTTAATTTGAATGACGAACCAATctttatttaattagagatttctatcctaaggcttagtccatggagcgaaggcttgggccaagaaaattttggagcccattcggaacggaaccctaagcgcaacatataaaaaggattgcttttgGGTGATTAAGGTTCGCatggttgtacctgcgagagagcgagagggagagcattgtatcaccgcactctctgtgttttcttcctgataatattgaaatccctacaactctgtggacgtaggcaaaattggcgaaccacgtaaatattgtcttgtgcgtgtgattgatttttctttggcgttattttttctctattttgtttctcacaagtttcgagaatttgttctttattcctaACAGATCAATGGGTGAGATCGATGGGTGATAAACAATTTCATCCCTTAGATGATTTTTTTTGTCACCTACAGTTTTTGACTTATGTCTCCTTTAAACAATTCTCCACTTAGCAACTTATGTGATTAGACAATATGTGATTCATCTTATCTAGGAGACCTATTTTTTAAAACGAGTATCCTAACTAAACGGTCATCATCACATTAAATGGGTGGATCACAAATTgatccatttataaacgggttaatcGGGTTTGGGCCGAATCACCGGATGGGTAACCCATTTATTGGACCCTTTATATACTATGTTACACACCGTCCACGCCTCCCACCTTACACATAATGACATAAAATCCTATCCCCGTGGTGGGGATAGACACTGGGTATATGGGATCAGCTGAGAGTTTTTGTTCGGGGTCAACGTTGGGCATATGGGTCGAGGTCCTTAGGCTTTATTCAGCTAGACACTGGGTACATGGATCAGGTGAGAGTGTTTGTTAGGGTTAGGGGTGTTCTGCACTCTTTTTTTTTGGGTACGTCCGGGTATCCACCTACCGTCAACGACGTTCGTTTTACGGTCCATCGCACCGGccagtgactaatcccacgccccgtggATCCGGGCCCACATCACCACGAGGAGGGTAAACCAGGAGCCTAGGGGCTGAATCAAACCCGGGAGGCTCAttgctgacctcgtgagaggcacacccGTAGTCTGCTCAACCACCTGAGCTACGCCCTGGGGGCGGGTGTTCTACACTCTTACTCTCATCACAAATGGGTGTTTTTCCTTCTCATATGGCAGTTGAGTTTGGGGACAGCCGTAAGTTCTGCAAGTTTGGGTTCGTGCGGGGGCAAATCAGTTGTCCTTTTACCGTctaatttattcttttttttttaatatattaaaaaataccttttttgtaaaaatatttttcggaatAACTCAAgtaatctcgctacttagagtagcgagatttgccacgtgtcattcccacaaaaaaaacattatttaatatattttttaaaaaaataataaatcgagaaataaattattttatgtaataaatcgatttatcattattataataataaatgataaatttattacgcaaaaaattttatttctccatttattatttttaaaatatatatattaaaagaatttatttctcaatttattACACAAAAGAACTTATTAtgcaaaataatttattttttgatttattattctttaaaaaatatattaaaagaatttattgcataataaattgaaaatttgaactttatttaaattaccaattttaattATGCCTgaaatttatatgtatatatatatatatatatatatatatattgacacaacaaaaaaatttactttaatatttatttaatataagattttttatcaatatcaatattaattaagaaaaatacttattattaACACTGCAAAGCTACGGAcagtaattttaatatttattcaaTACTAGATTTTTTTGTGATAAACTGCTTCTTCACCGcgcaaaagaaaatataaaaaaataaaaatgatatcatAGTCTAAATTCtaattattgagattaattaggtgGTTTGGCATCACTTGAGATATTTCAAAAGActcatacatattaaaattatgagtaataaaaaaaaattaggggatattttaattcaattaaattattaatttttgggattttttttaaaaaatgaaagaacCAAAGCAATGCATACAAGTTAAGAATTACAAataattatatggatattttagaaaattttaaaatagtgtaatatatatatatatagtatacaataattttataaatgattttgtattttaaaatttgaataaatcttcataactttttattattatttctgaaaataagaaaattttaaatgtaaaaataatttttattacctcctgtaaaaaataataaatataaaaaggggagagacccgagtattttcttaaaaaaaaatttattttagatcATCATAAATACTGTTTTGTCCGCAGTCAACGGCTAGTTTCAAAtcattattatatatttaaattttccaaTCGCATGATGGGTATAAAAAGTTTCCCAAAATGTTCCCGATTTATAAATGTTAATTActcaaaactaataataaatgctaaatttattacgctgaaaaatttgtttcctgatttatcatttaaaaaaaatatattaaaaagatttatttcttgatttataatttttttaaaaatatattaaataatattttttttggaatgacaCGTAACAAATCTCGCTATTCCAATTAggaaatatttttccaaaaaaagtattatttaatatatttaaaaacaaaaaaaatgataaaacGAGAAAAAAGTCCAGGATTGGCGTATTTAAGGGGGATTGTACTCTGGTGGCTTCCTTCTTCCACAAAGTCTTTTGCTGCGCGTTGAGGTATGCTggtttcttttgatttttaaaattaaagtaaaattaataaattattatgaAAGTCATAAAAACTaacaagaagaagaggaagaagaagaagaagaattgctATTGTCACAATTTTTATTTCCAAAAGACAAGAGAAgtcaaataaaaatatcatttattattggtattaaatatattaaatatcaTGATCCAGAAAATAAAAAACTTCAATAAATAAATTGTATCCATaatatagttttgaaaatatttttttctcactCTAATAATAgtcaatattaaaaaaaaaacaaacaaacaaacaaacaaacactGACTATATTCATTTAATAATTTCATTCTTATGTGAATTTgtttatcaattcattttcatTATACTAAGGGGACCTTATCGCGTCTTATTAATACAAGAGTGTGTTGACTTCTAGGTCATTGAAATTAAATGCAATGTCTAAAAATTCCTTCATGAAAGGGATTTTCCTCTTCAATGCCGCAGTGTAACTTCCTTTTGGGGGCCGGGAGGGGTTtatatgacttttttttttttttttttaaaaaaattagactTAAATATATCTAAATTCAAATGAAATTCAATTCAGTTACATATAATATTTTAtctaaactcatagaaatttaaacttgatatttaaatttcaaGCTCAAATGTGGTGTAAATATCGtattatataaaaattattttgctgCCCCTTATTGTTTTACCAAAATGAAGAACAATGAAAGTGATAAAGTGGTAAGCACCCAATCATCAATTAGAATTGcaaattaaaatgatttttaataatacattttttaaaaCAACAATAAATTAGTTCTAGTTATATTGAgtaattgttattattaattagatttttcaaaaaaaaaagtaattgaATAGTTTTAATTAAAAGCAACAAATAGTAGAATTCTTTTTGTCCCACAAAGCTAAGTTATCATGGtaatccaatatatatatatatatatatatatatatatatatatatacctgggGACTCCAACCACCATCGCGCCACTTTGAATactatggtgcggcaccaaactcgGGGGTGAAAGTCGTTTACCCATTGACGCACTCTTAATAATTCTCCAAGATAAACTTTCAAGGAAAAATTGAACTTGTGATCTTGgagtcaccaaagtcacaagtcaccCTTACCATTTGAGCCAACCCGGCTGGGCCATGGTAATCAAATATTAGCAAGAGAAAAGTGACCAGTcttgaatatgtatatataacaaaaataattattacaatttttaatAGTATCATTTAATTATAATAAAGTAGTATTAATAGTTATATTAATTgttattaattataaattttagaaTTATAATAATGTTATTCAAAATTATGAAAGGTATGGATATTTTTATCCTGAGAAGTTAGATTATTATGGGACTTCATCAATCATACTAACAAACTCATTCAAAATGCACCATTATTATTTGCAAGATGAACAAGTCAAGTCACTTCCAAAAGCAATGCACCATTATTGTTCTgctaaatgaaataaaaatgaacaaGCAAGTCATTTCAACCTCACAAATgagccaaaaagaaaaaaaaaagactaataATGAAGAATGATGGAAGTTAAGAAAGAAGAAAATATCTGCATTCATGTGTGTTTTTTCTCAAGTCAAGTCTTCTTGGAGGAATTAGATATGATAGGACATCTGAGGTGTTGAATAATTGAAGAAATTTCTATAGGAAATGAATTGCAATTCTCATTATAGTGCATGATTGCAAAAGGAGTTACCAGTCATTAAACAAGAGCCATGCTTAAGCATCATCACCAATCCCCCATGTTCTCCATCTTCCCATGGATCTTATTCTCTTGCCTTATCCCTCCTTCGTTGAGCTATGCTTGCAATCAATATGATCGGAACTCTCTCTTGTCCATCTCTCCCAGCTTCTCTCCTCCTTTGAATTGGCCATCAAATGCCAATTGCTGTCTCTGGAAAGGGATTGCATGTGATCATAATGGTTGGGTCACCCATATTTGGCTACCCTCTAGAGGCCTCAGCGGTAGCATCCCTCCATCTCTAAGAAACCTTACACAACTCTCTCACCTCAATCTTTCCCACAATTCCTTTGCTGGACCACTTCCAGATGATTTCTTTTCATCTATAAATCACCTCAAGATCCTTGATCTCAGCTTCAACAGACTGCATGGAGAATTACCGTCACTTGTTACATCAAATGGTTCACCCATCTCCCTCCAAATATTGGATTTGTCCAACAATTACTTTCGAGGGTCATTATTCCAATCTCCATTTCTTCAGGCAACATGGAATTTGTCAAGTCTTAATGTTAGCAACAATGACTTCGTTGGCCTTATCCCTTCCTCCATTTGTAGCAATTCCAACCTTATTAGGCTCTTGGatttctctttcaatgatttcAATGGCCAAATCCCTCGTGAACTAGGGAAATGCTCCAAGCTCGAGGTTTTTCGTGCAGGTTTCAACTCAATATTTGGACTGCTTCCGGCTGACATTTATCACTTGTCCGAATTGCGAGAAATTAGTTTACCTTCCAATGATCTCTCGGGACCAATTGGTAGCGACATCGTTCAGCTCGTTAACCTCACCACAATTGAGCTCAACAACAATGAACTGAATGGCATCCTACCTCAAAATATTGGGAAGCTTTCTAACTTGGAACACTTGCTCCTTCAAATGAACAATTTAAGCGGTACAATACCTGCTTCCTTGTTGAATTGCACCAATTTGAAAACATTGCATTTGATGTTCAACAACTTAGGAGGTGATATCTCCACTTTTAATTTCTCCAAGCTTTCCAAACTTGTCATTGTTGACCTTGGCATTAATCACTTCATAGGTCAATTTCCAGTAAGCCTTTACACATGCAAGTCCTTGAAAGCAATTAGAGTTGGCCGTAACATGCTAGAAGGACAAATCACATCTGACATTCTTGCTTTGCAATCTCTTTCATTCCTTTCACTTTGTGCAACTAAGTTAACCAACATCTCAGGGGCAATGAAAATTTTAATGGGTCTGCACAACCTTAGGGTCCTCTCGCTTTCAGAAAGCTTTGTAAATGAGATCATGCCAGATGATAACTACTTGGTTGATTCAGTTGGATTTCAAAATCTTCAATATTTTAGTCTAGGCTTCAGCCAACTCATTGGACTAGTGCCAAGATGGTTGTCAAAGCTTAGAAAGCTAGAGATTCTCATACTAAAAGGGAACCAAATTAGAGGTCCAATTCCTAGTTTCTTAGGGACTTTGCCAAGACTCTTCTACATTGACTTGtcatataatttcatttcagGAGAATTTCCACCAGAACTTACTAGACTGCCTGCATTAACAATTAAGCAGGTTTCTGAACAAGATGATCAAATTTATCTCCTTGTGCCTCTGTTTTTTGGCATCAAATCACCTCTACTAAGTGGTATTAGACAATACAATAATATCTCAAACATGGGAAAAGTAATTGATGTGAGTAACAATGGCTTGACTGGCAATATCCCCATTGAGATTGGTCAATTGAAGTTTATTCAATACTTGAATCTCTCTCAAAACAATTTCTCAGGCAGCATTCCATATCAACTATCCTACCTTTGTAACTTAGAAAAGCTAGACCTCTCCAAAAACAATTTTTCTGATAAGATCCCACAGTCATTAGAAAGTCTCACTTTTTTATCAACGTTTAATGTCTCATACAACAATCTTCAAGGAGCAATACCATTGGGCACTCAACTTCAAAGCTTTCACGCATCTGCATATGAGGGGAATCCTAAACTTTGTGGCCTCCCACTACCATACCAATGCCAAGCTATCGGTGTCGATGAAGATGGGAGCATTCAAAATGAGGAAGATGGGCGTGAAATTCCATGGTTTTATGTGAGTATGGTGCTCGGATTCATCACAGGGTTTTGGGCAATTTGCGGCAATTTATTCTTGAAACCTTCTTGGAGGTATGCCTATTTCCAATTTTTGACAGATGTAAATGACCGATTTTGTGTGACACTGGCTACTTGCAAGGCTAGAGTTTGGAGCAAGATTCAAACTTAAGTGGTAATagtcctttctttttttttttttttgccttccTCTCTTCCTATATTATATTTTCTAAAGATTCTATGAACGAtctatacacatacatacacatgtgtccacacacacacgtgcccacacacacatgcacattcTTATGACTTATCCAAGGCAATAGGCATTAATACAGCTAAAAAGAATCACCCTCGGGTTGTTTCGAGAgacaattttattatatatataaagattaaATAATTTGTATGGTTGTTCATTTATCAAAGTCTTCATGAACCACCCCCACCTCCAAGCCTCATTTTCTATTTCGTGTGAGAGCATGGCTCAAGCATGCATTTCAATTGGAGTTATATGAATTTGAAAAGAATTTAGAAGCACTTTACACAACAAAGTCAAGAATTAAATTGAAAACTCCCAAATAGAATACTAGTTTGGTATGTAATGAAACAAACAACGCATACCCAGCTATATAGGTGCTTCTAACTATTCAAACTTCTTGGTGCTTAATTTTTTTACGCTGCCAACTGATTCTTGTTtctattttgtttatttaaaaacaCATAGTAATTATTCTTTTTTGTGTTTTGAAAGGCAAAAATTTGATCTCTACCCATGAGGATCAAGTATTCATAATACTAGAGTGCAACAACAAAGTGCTAGAGGACAAAACGACCAACATATCGAGATTAATTAAAGagcatttatttttatcttttttttttcttttaataagcaaattaaataaagatgaagcttttAAAACAATTCTCTTCGGTTTTCTGGTTCAAAATTAGGTCAAATTTTGTACGTAGAACAAATTGTGGTATAGTACGAGGTATTTAtgcttttctctcatttctttcttTGTTCATGGTTCGATATTCTGGTGTCCTCTCCTTCAGGGACTTGAAAATGAAGATTGAAATTATGTGTGTCACATTCTTCTTGTACAATTAATTGATCTTGCATTAaactattcttttttttttggttccctTCACAGTGCACTTGTGAATTTCTATTGAAAAACTATGTACATGCCTGTTATTCATTATCTAGATTCTAGACTGCTTAGCATAAGTCCACTCTTtgattttatttagttatttttttgCGATGAATAATGATACtgtttgtaacgacccgaagaataatggtatttaaataataaaataaagggaaatggaaacaggaatagaaggaggcagtcgacgacattgcattttggatggcatAATCTCaaggaattttttagctccttGTTGATGAACATAGGGGACTCGTCCACGAGGGTATAGGAGGAGCTCGCAGACAAGGAcaatattcgtcgacgagaagataccgagagagaatttgtggaaacctgaaattcgtcgacgagggttgaagttcgtcgacaaactttctacaagactcgtcgacgtagtgacgtggctcgtcgacgaatcccgtagtataaatagggttaaacgagaATTTTTAGTCATTTTCTTACGCcgaattcctctctctctcctcatacaAACCTCCTCattctcactaagattttgggctggatttccgccggttcgacgatttgaagccaccatgacgctcctgggaaagttttctacaagtatgccggagcggatcgttggtggggctaagttggaaaccatcccaaatctagggtaagactttctactcagtatttggttaattgacagttgtaggaagtgatatatgcatagaaatattgaactttagttctggggaatgctatttctagggtgttgaatggggaaacCTATGGGTGCGGGACATATTTTCTTgagggtttttcaggaatcaggtaaggggataaagtaAGCTagtatttcatgaaaaatatatatattattatatcatttgattttaggaaaataaatatatttatatatgatttatatttgggaaaatgttgttgaaagtgatgatatgttaaatatacgaaaaacctgtttagtgtggcatgagtagaaattaatatgaaatactgtttctgggaatgtgttaatgataaggatttttaaaatggaaaaccagcgtacaggccgagatttttatatgttttttcggcgtacgagttgtgctatgtgtatgattttccaacatacgggctgagctatggatatattttgccggcgtacgggtcgtgctatggatgtgattttccagtgtacgagttgagctatgtatatgatttttcagcgtacgggctgagctatggatgtgatttttcagcgtacgggctgtgctatgctatgatttgctagcgtacgggtcgagctatggtaaaatgtgaaatatcgacatacgggccgatgatttttcatgatatacatatatatgcaaaatgatatgattgatctgataattaatgatatgagatatccatgtatcatagtttcagtatatgttatatgatatcagaacctggttggcttggtctaggctagcacttgcacggtaccgttgctgtgTGTCCatagtcatcatgatcatgatatctgtgttaacgccgctgtatggagtggtgtgagattggatggtcgatgtggtttttaagaagtgtgtgagcacccctagtgtacggaccaggtctggtagacccatcagacttacagactgtacttttaacttggcagtagtcagccaaccattgtcaagtcccgccttcgggccacacaacccagtcatgtgggggtaatacatgacaacatccaactaacctaccaggaatgtttttgtattattattattctatgagatgaaatatgtttatgagaatgtagtatgttctgccatgttttggtgatatatatgttttcccaaatttgacaaaacagttactgaatattttctgtatggtatatgtataacacggaatactcatgttgccacacactggtattagtttatttcccttactgagaggtgtctcaccccaaaattttataaactttttaggaatcccagataggagagcgggaaaagccccgctgatctagtgctatttgtctgccctctttgaagggtaagttttagtagggacagttggattttgtgggaaatgtccctagattttgtttttgggatgtatgtactgaaatatagtggatatagtgactctggtatttatggtaatgcgatggatgttttcatatttataatattgtgattgtatgtttcctgttgcttaggcttccgttacgtgttctgatgtatccttggtacccacgggtccgaGCGagttatgatctgctgagttgattttgtgattttgtaatatataaaaaaaatgtggaaattgagcaggtcgtcacaacttggtatcagagcctaggttgttaggttcagTAGACTTTAGAATAcggcggaaacaataccagagtttaggaaatgatttaaggttgttctataatctagaggcaggacttccgtggtagtttctatgtttttcctagggtgacgattttaggaaaaccatagcaagctattgtcgggttgtgttcctagaatgtaggactggggattataaatgagttagaaatgttgagataagtggtgaggatagatgggtaaattataaggatagaatttctaagttgtgtttgttgtttccaggatggatccaggaggaagtagtgcccatgcgagtggcagtgattgtaacgccccgaacccttaaacctgggtccggtgcgttataccagatcatatcctcataaattaTATtctataacatacgcagcggaaaatataatcataatctccatataacatcatacagagtttactaattctaactataatccatattaaatcattcatcacctgcatttccataaatttacataactcccaaaacaattcagtaatttcacaatcattccttactcaatagccttaaaacataaaaacataaaacttaaatatttacattccacaaaattaacatagaaatataccattttctt
This region includes:
- the LOC131148413 gene encoding receptor-like protein 2, coding for MLKHHHQSPMFSIFPWILFSCLIPPSLSYACNQYDRNSLLSISPSFSPPLNWPSNANCCLWKGIACDHNGWVTHIWLPSRGLSGSIPPSLRNLTQLSHLNLSHNSFAGPLPDDFFSSINHLKILDLSFNRLHGELPSLVTSNGSPISLQILDLSNNYFRGSLFQSPFLQATWNLSSLNVSNNDFVGLIPSSICSNSNLIRLLDFSFNDFNGQIPRELGKCSKLEVFRAGFNSIFGLLPADIYHLSELREISLPSNDLSGPIGSDIVQLVNLTTIELNNNELNGILPQNIGKLSNLEHLLLQMNNLSGTIPASLLNCTNLKTLHLMFNNLGGDISTFNFSKLSKLVIVDLGINHFIGQFPVSLYTCKSLKAIRVGRNMLEGQITSDILALQSLSFLSLCATKLTNISGAMKILMGLHNLRVLSLSESFVNEIMPDDNYLVDSVGFQNLQYFSLGFSQLIGLVPRWLSKLRKLEILILKGNQIRGPIPSFLGTLPRLFYIDLSYNFISGEFPPELTRLPALTIKQVSEQDDQIYLLVPLFFGIKSPLLSGIRQYNNISNMGKVIDVSNNGLTGNIPIEIGQLKFIQYLNLSQNNFSGSIPYQLSYLCNLEKLDLSKNNFSDKIPQSLESLTFLSTFNVSYNNLQGAIPLGTQLQSFHASAYEGNPKLCGLPLPYQCQAIGVDEDGSIQNEEDGREIPWFYVSMVLGFITGFWAICGNLFLKPSWRYAYFQFLTDVNDRFCVTLATCKARVWSKIQT